The following are from one region of the Ochotona princeps isolate mOchPri1 chromosome 4, mOchPri1.hap1, whole genome shotgun sequence genome:
- the LOC105942589 gene encoding prostate and testis expressed protein 1 has protein sequence MDKLLVLGVTLLCLLHGAVAIECRVCALYHRNSCIHGKGTCTLKENESCVRLDIMKEDNHENEGMAIMGCQKNCNSLDFHKQNIVSNTRCCQDKDFCNEF, from the exons ATGGACAAGCTGCTGGTGCTGGGAGTGACTCTGCTCTGCCTCCTGCATG GGGCTGTGGCCATAGAATGCAGAGTCTGTGCACTATACCACCGCAACTCCTGCATCCATGGGAAGGGAACCTGCACTCTGAAAGAGAACGAGTCCTGCGTAAGACTGGACATAATGAAGGAAGACAACCATG AAAATGAAGGCATGGCCATAATGGGGTGTCAAAAGAATTGCAACTCGCTTGATTTTCACAAGCAGAACATTGTCTCCAACACCAGATGCTGCCAAGATAAAGACTTCTGCAATGAGTTTTAG
- the LOC101534037 gene encoding protein PIP-1-like, with product MNKFLLILLLLGFFSLVIFQAQAVVCMVCKNFKRGNCLIGKDNCTVEYGFGCRTRNFFLFNQRNKWVHNHTELDCYSHCSFNHMYLGHLKVSSHCCKDKDFCNKYLGNLPKTRLN from the exons ATGAACAAGTTCCTGCTCATATTGCTGCTCCTGGGATTTTTCTCTCTTGTGATCTTTCAAG CTCAAGCTGTCGTGTGTATGGTCTGCAAGAATTTTAAAAGAGGCAATTGCTTGATAGGCAAAGACAACTGCACTGTTGAGTATGGATTTGGATgcagaaccaggaatttcttccttttCAACCAGAGAA ATAAATGGGTACACAATCACACTGAGTTGGACTGCTActcccattgttcatttaatcaTATGTACCTTGGGCACCTGAAGGTATCTAGCCATTGCTGTAAAGATAAAGATTTCTGTAACAAATATCTAGGAAACTTACCAAAGACAAGACTGAACTAA